One genomic segment of Rubripirellula tenax includes these proteins:
- a CDS encoding hemerythrin domain-containing protein: MDHAPSPIANRALADTKRRLSVNAAFLKDIKDDNRELKNLVDRINPLSEHPQIAANHWPEFVALLADLRDQLALHFSLEEAFGYFEEAIEVVPQLSIDAEQLRGQHATLFESIRDLADRACDVTSDRTEKVASLLSSFQRFRHAFEIHEEAEVKLILQSLDDDIGNGD; encoded by the coding sequence ATGGATCACGCTCCCAGTCCGATTGCGAATCGCGCTCTTGCGGACACCAAACGACGCCTCTCGGTCAATGCCGCGTTTTTGAAGGACATCAAAGACGACAACCGAGAATTGAAAAACCTGGTCGATAGAATCAACCCGCTGTCTGAGCATCCTCAAATCGCGGCGAACCATTGGCCCGAGTTTGTCGCGTTGTTGGCCGATTTGCGAGATCAATTGGCACTCCATTTTTCGCTCGAAGAAGCATTCGGCTATTTCGAGGAAGCGATCGAGGTGGTGCCGCAATTGAGTATCGACGCGGAACAGTTACGTGGTCAGCACGCGACGTTGTTCGAAAGTATCCGCGACTTGGCGGACCGGGCATGTGACGTGACGTCCGACCGAACCGAGAAAGTGGCTTCGTTGCTGTCGAGTTTCCAACGATTCCGCCACGCATTTGAAATTCACGAAGAGGCGGAAGTGAAGTTGATCCTTCAATCGCTCGACGACGACATCGGTAACGGCGATTAG
- a CDS encoding MMPL family transporter: MHRSLSRRWADSVTKHWWLILLAWLVTAILIRLIAPRWDTVAYDGDFEYLPPKMSSVAGGRLLDRAFPGERARSEVVFVLGRDDGPLVKNDQVVGLDLLRRLYHRLSEVSWQRAIDYGYQGGVPDESNPAAHWVNLALESLGNSIDADKKFYELISDDVPDQAPTLTEPRMAIAYWDRGKLLELIGNSDEAVEKDFEAALILMPDLPTVAESINERPLTGWKPLLDILSWDDRVIGSRLRSERAKLAVLQLSNELAATANIKTIEALRQLIDDVIAYSGHRTDPGIRLLTTGSAAIGGETLMAARDAIRYTELITFVMIVLILALVYRAPLLVAIPMVSIVVAVLVSTSLVALLTGWSVNRTIPQLDMRIFTTSKIFIVVILFGAGTDYCLFLISRLREEASKAPWPVACRNALSGVMGALFGSAMTTVVGLGMLWIASFGKFHYTGPIIAICLLVGLLVCTTLTPALLFAIGPVAFWPSSVSTEVPKNLSLFGDSKNAGSSGGVWSLIALMLTRRPVLTLLLGLVVLMVPAIYGFRNEDAVTYDYSNQLNHSAGSRQGLRLLSKNFDIGEINPVTVLVVKQNATPRKDFEKQIRSLAKDIYTIDGVLAVRTADDPLGDFPPDRDMGLLTSDAWKRRALRSHRVAKRYFFSPLPELENRLARIDVVVDGDPFSIETAKRVSDLGKSLQAMTSEPDSVIADAQVLLAGTTPSIIDLRSVTLRDNRRIKIAVVLAVFAVLVLVIRRLGLCVYLIATVLISYYATLGLTLLFFKFAYGNDFVGLDWKLPLFLFVILVAVGQDYNVYLVTRIVEEQRKLGWLAALRRAVSRTGGIITACGLVMAATFFSMTASAWFPMVAHSLGIETESSGTSIRGIIELGFALGLGVLIDTFYVRTILVPSFVAAIGKRGNT, from the coding sequence ATGCATCGCTCCCTTTCGCGTCGCTGGGCAGATAGTGTCACCAAGCATTGGTGGCTGATTTTGTTGGCTTGGTTGGTGACAGCCATTTTGATTCGGCTGATCGCGCCACGATGGGACACCGTTGCCTACGACGGCGATTTCGAATACCTGCCGCCCAAGATGAGCAGCGTAGCGGGCGGACGACTGCTGGACCGCGCGTTCCCCGGGGAACGCGCACGCAGCGAGGTTGTCTTTGTTCTGGGTCGCGACGACGGCCCGTTGGTCAAGAATGACCAAGTCGTGGGCTTGGACCTGTTGCGTCGTTTGTACCACCGCTTGAGCGAAGTGAGTTGGCAGCGAGCGATCGACTATGGTTATCAAGGCGGCGTACCCGACGAAAGCAATCCGGCCGCCCATTGGGTGAACCTTGCGCTCGAATCGCTCGGCAATTCGATTGATGCGGACAAAAAATTCTACGAGTTGATTTCGGATGATGTCCCCGACCAAGCGCCGACATTGACCGAACCTCGAATGGCGATCGCGTACTGGGATCGCGGCAAGCTGTTGGAACTGATCGGCAATTCGGACGAAGCCGTCGAGAAGGATTTTGAAGCAGCGTTGATCTTGATGCCGGACCTTCCGACCGTCGCGGAATCCATCAACGAGCGACCATTGACGGGCTGGAAACCCCTGTTGGATATCCTGTCGTGGGACGATCGTGTAATCGGATCCCGTCTGCGGAGCGAACGCGCCAAATTGGCCGTGCTGCAATTGTCCAACGAACTGGCCGCGACCGCCAACATCAAGACGATTGAAGCACTTCGTCAATTGATCGACGATGTGATCGCCTATAGCGGTCATCGGACCGATCCAGGAATTCGACTACTGACAACCGGTTCCGCTGCAATCGGTGGCGAAACCTTGATGGCCGCGCGTGACGCGATTCGCTACACCGAACTGATCACGTTTGTGATGATCGTCTTGATCTTGGCACTGGTCTATCGCGCGCCGCTGTTGGTAGCCATTCCGATGGTTTCGATCGTCGTTGCGGTTTTGGTGTCGACGTCGCTGGTCGCACTGCTGACGGGATGGTCGGTGAACCGAACGATACCTCAGCTTGACATGCGAATCTTTACGACCAGCAAGATTTTCATCGTTGTGATTTTGTTCGGGGCGGGAACCGACTACTGCTTGTTTTTGATTTCTCGACTTCGGGAAGAAGCATCCAAAGCACCATGGCCGGTCGCTTGTCGCAACGCGCTGTCGGGCGTCATGGGCGCATTGTTTGGCAGCGCGATGACAACCGTGGTCGGATTGGGAATGCTGTGGATCGCCAGTTTCGGCAAGTTCCACTACACCGGTCCGATCATCGCGATTTGCTTGTTGGTCGGCTTGTTGGTGTGCACAACCTTGACCCCTGCGTTGTTGTTCGCGATCGGACCTGTTGCGTTCTGGCCCTCTTCGGTGTCTACCGAAGTGCCCAAAAACTTGTCGCTTTTCGGAGACTCGAAAAACGCCGGTTCCTCGGGCGGAGTTTGGAGCCTGATCGCACTGATGCTGACCCGTCGCCCCGTACTAACGCTGTTGCTCGGGTTGGTCGTGCTGATGGTCCCGGCGATCTACGGCTTTCGAAACGAAGACGCGGTGACTTACGATTACAGCAACCAATTGAACCATTCGGCGGGAAGCCGACAGGGATTGCGATTGTTGTCGAAAAACTTCGATATCGGCGAGATCAATCCGGTCACGGTGTTGGTAGTCAAGCAAAACGCAACGCCGCGAAAAGATTTTGAAAAACAGATTCGATCGCTTGCGAAAGATATCTACACGATTGATGGCGTCTTGGCCGTCCGAACGGCCGACGATCCGCTAGGTGACTTTCCCCCCGATCGTGACATGGGTTTGTTGACCAGTGACGCCTGGAAGCGACGTGCATTGCGAAGCCACCGTGTCGCCAAGCGATACTTCTTTTCGCCACTTCCGGAATTAGAAAACCGATTAGCAAGAATCGACGTCGTGGTGGATGGCGATCCGTTTTCGATCGAAACAGCCAAGCGCGTCAGCGATCTGGGCAAGTCACTTCAAGCGATGACCAGCGAACCCGACTCGGTCATTGCGGATGCACAAGTTTTGTTGGCCGGAACAACTCCGTCGATTATCGATCTGCGGAGCGTCACGCTTCGTGACAATCGCCGAATCAAAATCGCGGTTGTGTTGGCCGTGTTTGCTGTTTTGGTGCTGGTGATCCGCCGATTGGGTTTGTGCGTTTACTTGATTGCAACGGTGTTGATCAGCTACTACGCGACACTGGGCTTGACGTTGTTGTTCTTCAAGTTCGCCTACGGCAATGACTTCGTCGGCTTGGATTGGAAACTGCCGCTGTTTTTGTTTGTGATCTTGGTGGCGGTCGGCCAGGACTACAACGTGTACTTGGTCACGCGGATCGTCGAAGAACAACGCAAACTCGGGTGGCTTGCGGCACTGCGCCGTGCGGTTTCGCGAACTGGCGGCATCATCACCGCGTGCGGTTTGGTGATGGCGGCGACATTCTTTAGCATGACCGCATCGGCTTGGTTTCCGATGGTGGCCCACTCGTTAGGTATTGAAACCGAAAGTAGCGGAACATCGATACGCGGGATCATCGAACTAGGATTTGCCCTCGGCCTAGGCGTGCTGATTGACACGTTCTATGTCCGTACGATTTTAGTGCCAAGCTTTGTCGCTGCGATTGGCAAACGCGGCAACACTTGA
- a CDS encoding secretin N-terminal domain-containing protein has translation MTFSPSFFRSIILALAVGASVFPIALKADEVTVVGPDGVSRTMQVPSGAVPPGGRPGGKPDKKEGDEKKGDKDESKSDEDKSADAKSPEPKVIRRETTLDEEADADEFNVMVGEDGKVAFEFRNQPWVDLVEWLADISDLPLDWLELPGDRVNMRSPGRYTVEEARDLFNRYLLARGYTLLEIDGGLTVAKTESINPAIVPRVDPSTLGRLPLHSFVRTSLDVGWLSAEKLTEELKPMISSNGRLTALTTTNRIEAMDAAINLRQVAELLGRELDNASRESLAPEFKLRYLPAEEAKSMLEQFLGVEKKKETPLTPQQIQMMQQQRGQNQGAPPQEKKVEISIVANVRQNSVIIRAPADRIAIASEFLLRIDVPRDDIVSLSDVQSRVQVFRLSSLDPEKLIEIVSEMNVLEPTTRIRVDKDNDALIVSGSAADRFIISSLIERLDGSGRSFEVMALRRLDPAEVAESIAFLMGQKDEDDSNKSNRRSYYYGYYGGGNDDEKKEKDEFRVSANMRYRQILLWANEREMEEVRSLLIKLGELPPPGGNSQTVRILDASATPETYEYLQRLRQQWSRISPNPLELPDEGSFIDPNAPPNRDEDEDASDDADEDDSDIKPAKPQPTKPSGGETAANEDSVAVASPTNQFQLTVFQDTLPDSDPNDLPPVIRSSKDFDRMFGKKDAKPKPARDSGDQPPIRIELDANGNLVLVSPDTDALDRLENLMLQVTPPKRPYRVFHIEHASASWMRINLEDYFKDLEDDKESDADSFYRYFWGSGNDEKDEGPSGLGKGNKLKFVDDIDTNTLVVTGASGEQLQTIGELIELWDVEEPVNKRKARFTRLVAIEFGKADKISETVKEAYRDLLSSNDKTFAGGKGGDGGAAGKKEVTKSRGGSGSELQNTESGRDGGGADFSFKGKLSLGVDTIGNTILVSAEGEPLLELVAEMIDQLDQAAKPQGEVQIVEISGDINSDMLQSALRALGSETGARPQRRETSKRDRESSE, from the coding sequence TTGACCTTTTCGCCATCCTTTTTTCGATCAATCATCCTTGCACTTGCGGTCGGTGCTTCGGTTTTTCCGATCGCTTTGAAGGCCGACGAAGTCACGGTTGTTGGTCCCGACGGTGTCTCGCGAACCATGCAGGTTCCGTCGGGTGCCGTGCCGCCGGGCGGGCGTCCGGGCGGGAAGCCTGACAAGAAGGAAGGCGACGAGAAGAAGGGCGATAAAGACGAAAGCAAGTCGGACGAGGACAAATCGGCCGATGCAAAGTCCCCCGAGCCGAAGGTGATTCGCCGCGAAACGACGCTTGACGAAGAAGCCGACGCGGACGAATTCAACGTGATGGTCGGCGAGGACGGAAAAGTCGCGTTCGAGTTTCGCAATCAACCCTGGGTCGACTTGGTCGAATGGTTGGCCGACATTTCTGACTTACCGTTGGATTGGCTGGAACTTCCTGGCGATCGGGTTAACATGCGATCGCCCGGTCGATACACGGTCGAGGAAGCGCGAGACCTGTTCAATCGTTACCTGCTCGCGCGAGGTTACACGCTTCTTGAAATCGACGGCGGGCTGACGGTTGCGAAAACCGAAAGCATCAACCCGGCGATTGTCCCGCGAGTCGATCCGTCCACACTCGGGCGACTTCCATTGCACTCGTTCGTGCGAACGTCGTTGGATGTTGGTTGGCTGTCGGCCGAAAAGTTGACCGAAGAACTGAAACCGATGATCAGCAGCAACGGGCGATTGACCGCACTGACGACGACCAACCGCATCGAAGCGATGGACGCAGCGATCAATTTACGGCAAGTAGCCGAGTTGCTCGGCCGTGAACTCGACAATGCGTCGCGAGAATCGCTGGCGCCGGAATTCAAACTGCGTTACCTACCGGCCGAAGAAGCCAAGTCGATGCTCGAACAGTTTTTGGGTGTCGAGAAGAAAAAGGAAACACCGTTAACGCCTCAGCAAATTCAGATGATGCAGCAGCAGCGGGGGCAAAATCAGGGTGCTCCACCGCAGGAAAAGAAAGTCGAAATTTCGATCGTCGCCAACGTGCGCCAGAACTCTGTCATCATCCGCGCCCCCGCCGATCGAATCGCAATCGCCAGCGAATTTCTTCTGCGGATCGATGTACCTCGCGACGACATCGTTTCGCTGTCGGACGTCCAGTCACGGGTTCAAGTTTTTCGATTGTCGTCGCTGGATCCGGAAAAGCTGATCGAGATTGTCAGCGAGATGAACGTGCTTGAACCGACCACACGAATCCGAGTCGACAAGGACAATGACGCGTTGATTGTGTCAGGATCCGCTGCGGATCGATTCATCATTTCGTCGTTGATCGAGCGACTCGACGGCAGCGGACGCAGTTTCGAGGTGATGGCGCTGCGCCGACTCGATCCGGCCGAAGTCGCTGAGTCCATTGCGTTTTTGATGGGCCAGAAAGACGAAGACGACAGCAACAAGAGCAACCGCCGTTCGTACTACTATGGCTATTACGGCGGTGGGAACGACGACGAGAAGAAAGAGAAGGACGAGTTTCGCGTGTCCGCCAACATGCGGTACCGACAAATCCTGTTGTGGGCGAACGAGCGAGAGATGGAAGAAGTGCGTTCGTTGTTAATCAAACTTGGCGAACTACCACCGCCGGGCGGCAATTCCCAAACCGTCCGAATCTTGGATGCGTCGGCAACACCGGAAACGTACGAGTACCTGCAACGCCTGCGTCAACAATGGAGTCGCATTTCTCCCAACCCGTTGGAATTGCCCGACGAAGGTAGCTTCATTGACCCCAACGCTCCACCGAATCGAGACGAAGACGAAGATGCCTCGGATGATGCGGACGAAGATGATTCCGATATCAAGCCCGCCAAACCCCAGCCAACGAAACCATCGGGCGGTGAAACAGCAGCCAACGAAGATTCCGTTGCGGTCGCGTCGCCGACAAACCAATTCCAGTTGACCGTCTTCCAAGACACATTGCCCGATTCCGATCCGAATGATCTGCCACCCGTGATCCGATCATCAAAAGACTTCGACAGGATGTTTGGCAAGAAAGATGCGAAACCAAAGCCGGCACGGGATTCGGGAGACCAACCACCCATTCGAATCGAACTGGATGCGAATGGAAATTTGGTTTTGGTCAGCCCCGATACTGACGCGCTCGACCGGCTCGAAAACTTGATGTTGCAAGTCACACCACCGAAGCGACCCTACCGAGTGTTCCATATCGAACACGCTTCGGCATCATGGATGCGGATCAATCTGGAGGACTATTTCAAAGACCTAGAGGACGACAAGGAATCGGATGCCGATTCGTTCTACCGCTATTTCTGGGGCAGCGGCAACGACGAAAAAGACGAAGGCCCATCGGGACTGGGCAAAGGCAATAAATTGAAGTTTGTCGATGACATCGACACCAACACGTTGGTTGTGACCGGCGCAAGCGGCGAACAGCTGCAAACGATCGGCGAGTTGATCGAGTTGTGGGATGTCGAAGAGCCTGTGAATAAGCGGAAGGCCCGTTTCACCCGATTGGTCGCCATCGAATTTGGGAAAGCGGATAAGATTTCCGAGACCGTCAAAGAAGCATATCGCGACCTGCTAAGCAGCAATGACAAAACGTTCGCTGGCGGCAAAGGCGGCGACGGGGGCGCAGCTGGCAAGAAAGAAGTAACGAAAAGTCGCGGCGGCTCCGGTAGCGAGTTGCAGAACACCGAAAGCGGACGTGACGGGGGCGGCGCCGATTTCTCGTTCAAGGGCAAGCTTTCACTGGGCGTCGATACGATCGGAAATACGATCTTGGTCAGCGCCGAAGGTGAACCGTTGCTAGAACTGGTCGCCGAAATGATCGACCAACTCGATCAAGCAGCCAAGCCGCAAGGCGAAGTTCAGATCGTCGAAATCAGTGGCGACATCAACAGCGACATGCTGCAATCAGCGCTTCGTGCTCTCGGATCAGAAACCGGTGCGAGGCCCCAGCGGAGGGAAACATCCAAAAGAGACCGAGAGTCGTCTGAGTAA
- a CDS encoding multiheme c-type cytochrome produces MSNRYFARFAILCSTLLVAGSTGHAATISDSDHPTGTAAAQLDPTLVLGNEACVKCHASEIQVWKTTPHSRTFDELHRRPEAKQIAAKLGLGSIKNEGRCVACHYTEQAVAGAAPHVISGVSCESCHGEAKNWLDLHHDYGGEGITRLSESADHRQSRIAKSVSAGMRNPANVYAVAQSCLRCHTTADEQLVNVGGHSAGSLDFEFVSWSQGTIRHNFVRTDGKSNDVSDPERIRVMFVAGMIAELESSLRATAVATEKATYGVTVAKRGARAGARLKSVAAKVDSPTLNQIVTVFEGVTLKLNNRDQLTAAADQIAALGYQFAQRTDGASLGALDSFVPAGDRFK; encoded by the coding sequence ATGTCGAATCGATATTTCGCTCGCTTTGCTATTCTCTGTTCAACCTTGTTGGTCGCCGGATCAACCGGTCACGCCGCAACGATTTCCGATTCGGATCACCCGACGGGAACTGCGGCGGCACAGTTGGACCCGACCTTGGTTCTTGGGAACGAGGCGTGCGTGAAGTGTCATGCGTCTGAGATTCAGGTTTGGAAAACGACACCGCATAGCCGAACCTTTGACGAACTTCATCGTCGCCCCGAAGCCAAACAGATTGCCGCGAAGCTAGGACTCGGTTCGATCAAGAACGAAGGTCGCTGCGTCGCCTGTCATTACACCGAACAAGCAGTCGCAGGCGCCGCCCCCCACGTGATCTCCGGCGTGTCGTGCGAATCGTGTCACGGCGAAGCAAAGAACTGGCTCGATCTGCACCACGACTACGGCGGCGAAGGCATCACGCGATTGAGCGAATCCGCGGACCACCGCCAAAGCCGCATTGCGAAGAGCGTGTCGGCAGGAATGCGCAACCCAGCCAACGTGTATGCCGTCGCCCAAAGTTGCTTGCGATGCCACACGACGGCCGACGAGCAACTGGTCAACGTCGGCGGACACTCGGCGGGAAGTTTGGACTTCGAATTTGTTTCGTGGAGCCAAGGAACGATCCGTCACAACTTTGTACGCACCGACGGAAAATCCAATGACGTCAGCGATCCCGAACGGATCCGCGTCATGTTCGTCGCCGGGATGATCGCCGAACTGGAATCCAGTCTCCGCGCGACCGCCGTCGCAACCGAGAAGGCGACCTACGGCGTGACTGTGGCCAAACGTGGCGCTCGCGCCGGTGCTCGGTTGAAGAGCGTGGCAGCGAAAGTGGATTCGCCGACATTGAACCAAATTGTCACCGTATTCGAAGGTGTGACATTGAAGCTGAACAATCGGGATCAATTGACCGCGGCTGCCGACCAGATCGCCGCCTTGGGATACCAGTTCGCTCAGCGGACCGATGGTGCCAGCTTAGGTGCTTTGGATTCGTTCGTTCCAGCCGGCGACCGATTCAAATAG
- a CDS encoding carboxypeptidase regulatory-like domain-containing protein has protein sequence MQSGSVEFRSLTDGSRYASRIGSDGGFLLTDQDGEPRCPSGEYEAVVVQIVLTEDLAADEHQHGRTVPRKYADYYTSGLRITHDDTDATPLLVTLDATN, from the coding sequence GTGCAATCCGGCAGCGTCGAGTTTCGATCGTTGACCGATGGCTCGCGATATGCCAGTCGTATCGGATCCGATGGCGGCTTCCTATTGACGGATCAAGATGGTGAACCGCGTTGCCCGTCGGGCGAGTACGAAGCGGTTGTGGTGCAAATTGTCTTGACCGAAGACTTAGCCGCCGACGAGCACCAGCATGGACGCACGGTCCCACGCAAATACGCGGACTACTACACCAGCGGATTGCGTATCACCCACGATGACACCGACGCCACGCCGTTGCTGGTCACCCTTGACGCGACCAACTAG
- a CDS encoding DUF1559 family PulG-like putative transporter, translating into MLNQKRQLLRGFTLIELLVVIGIIGVLIAMLLPAVQSAREAARSTDCKNRVRQLALATHLHHDALGYFPPARYESRPDADPADQCGLETPTWLARVMPYIEQSSLGEKWDYSMPWHEHPEEVRTVVPDIFLCPSRRSGTRPIGTRNLRTTVSGGGGTLPCGCPVGPRPINVTLDIEGALSDYAGNHGDLTPGATGAPTDFYFGGNGTGVIISVRPKCKEGKAIAPSDRVRMASVSDGTSNTLLFGEKFVSHVGLGQFPEDSPAYDGDHLPASCRLAGPGLRLANGPSDVLADMFSFGSWHPAGVHFALVDGSVRMFSPDTDTKILGSLANRRDSRVVELEH; encoded by the coding sequence ATGTTGAATCAAAAAAGACAGTTGTTACGCGGCTTCACGTTGATTGAGTTGCTGGTGGTCATCGGGATCATTGGCGTTTTGATTGCGATGCTGCTGCCCGCCGTTCAATCGGCTCGAGAAGCCGCACGCAGTACCGATTGCAAGAATCGGGTGCGTCAATTGGCTCTCGCCACGCATTTGCACCACGACGCGCTAGGTTACTTTCCGCCGGCCCGATACGAGTCACGACCGGATGCTGATCCTGCCGACCAGTGTGGGTTGGAGACACCGACATGGCTCGCTCGTGTGATGCCCTACATCGAGCAAAGTTCGCTGGGCGAAAAGTGGGATTATTCGATGCCCTGGCATGAACATCCCGAGGAAGTCCGTACCGTCGTACCCGATATATTCCTTTGCCCGTCACGGCGCAGCGGTACTCGCCCGATTGGCACACGCAATTTGCGAACAACTGTTTCCGGTGGCGGCGGAACACTACCCTGCGGATGTCCAGTAGGGCCTCGCCCCATCAATGTGACGCTAGACATCGAAGGTGCCTTGAGCGACTATGCCGGCAACCATGGCGACTTAACCCCCGGCGCGACCGGAGCCCCGACGGACTTCTATTTTGGTGGCAACGGCACCGGGGTCATCATCAGCGTTCGTCCGAAATGCAAAGAGGGAAAGGCGATCGCACCATCGGACCGTGTCCGCATGGCATCGGTCAGCGACGGAACCTCCAACACTTTGTTGTTCGGCGAAAAGTTCGTCTCGCATGTCGGGCTTGGACAGTTCCCCGAAGACTCGCCCGCCTACGACGGCGATCACCTGCCCGCGTCGTGTCGTTTGGCCGGTCCTGGACTGCGTTTGGCTAACGGTCCCAGCGACGTGTTGGCCGACATGTTTTCATTCGGTAGTTGGCATCCGGCGGGCGTCCACTTCGCCCTGGTCGATGGCAGCGTTCGCATGTTCAGTCCCGATACCGATACCAAAATACTCGGCTCGCTCGCCAACCGTCGCGATTCAAGAGTAGTGGAGCTAGAGCATTGA
- a CDS encoding permease, translated as MSLSMMFFGGLIRVFQGFAQAAPTLLVGLLIAAILRNYLGPEGTRRLFGGDRWRSLPQSWLVGMLLPVCSIGVLPILFEMRRAKVKPGAMSAFALSAPLFNPLSLLYGLTLSRPLVIILFALGSLVVVTALGLLWDALSRKTPADDHAQSSGEPFEAGSATDRLIGLRRVFATFVQIARQSTGEALVATVVALTGLAVLAAVLPFGAMQHEVERDDWLAPLKMLLVAVPVYATPMLAMSQLGMMFQHANSPGASFVLLILGAGMNFATPLWFGRHYGWKAASMWMASLLVIVLGLSYAINGPLVPPGVEPAGHTHAFDIYANPLTSYHKIDLASIRGLVAKEMDISVIASMIVLAVVACFGLLFRLLKIDEAWLVKNAKAGSLASSLTADEAAPRRGLDIVVPSGVIGATMLAGLVALSAVACYAYYPSPDECLEEISMARAECLSAANSGQVDHALFWLPVWEDWSRRLEVGTFIRTGRVRPYQRMQGYLIRKKLENLEHELEHDPFEPDETKRVVRDLLATSTRWTSSFRPSK; from the coding sequence ATGAGCCTGTCCATGATGTTTTTTGGCGGACTGATTCGTGTTTTTCAAGGCTTTGCCCAAGCGGCACCGACGTTGTTGGTCGGTTTGTTGATTGCCGCGATTCTGCGCAATTATCTCGGCCCCGAGGGAACGCGTCGATTGTTCGGCGGCGACCGGTGGCGATCGTTGCCCCAGTCTTGGCTGGTCGGAATGTTGTTGCCGGTTTGCTCGATCGGTGTGTTGCCTATTCTGTTTGAGATGCGCCGTGCCAAGGTAAAACCAGGGGCGATGTCGGCGTTCGCATTGTCGGCTCCCTTGTTCAACCCGCTGTCGCTGCTGTACGGACTGACGCTCAGTCGACCGTTGGTGATCATCTTGTTCGCATTGGGTTCGCTGGTGGTAGTGACCGCGTTGGGACTTTTATGGGACGCGTTGTCGCGAAAAACTCCGGCCGATGACCATGCTCAGTCCAGTGGCGAACCATTCGAAGCCGGTTCCGCGACCGATCGATTGATCGGACTTCGTCGCGTCTTTGCAACCTTCGTTCAAATCGCGCGCCAGTCCACTGGTGAGGCGTTGGTGGCGACCGTGGTTGCCCTAACCGGCCTTGCCGTCTTGGCGGCCGTGTTGCCTTTCGGTGCGATGCAGCATGAAGTCGAACGTGATGATTGGCTGGCACCGTTGAAAATGTTGCTGGTCGCGGTTCCCGTGTATGCGACACCGATGCTTGCCATGAGCCAATTGGGAATGATGTTTCAGCACGCGAACTCACCCGGTGCTTCGTTCGTGTTGTTGATACTCGGTGCCGGCATGAACTTCGCGACGCCGTTATGGTTCGGACGTCATTACGGATGGAAGGCCGCATCGATGTGGATGGCATCGCTGCTGGTCATCGTGCTGGGATTGTCCTATGCGATCAACGGGCCGCTGGTTCCGCCCGGAGTCGAACCCGCTGGGCATACACACGCTTTCGACATCTATGCGAATCCACTAACCAGTTATCACAAGATTGACTTGGCGTCGATTCGCGGACTGGTGGCCAAAGAGATGGACATCAGCGTTATTGCATCGATGATCGTGTTGGCGGTCGTGGCTTGCTTTGGATTGTTGTTTCGGCTTTTAAAAATTGACGAAGCGTGGTTGGTGAAAAACGCGAAAGCGGGTTCGCTGGCTTCGTCACTGACGGCCGACGAAGCTGCGCCACGGCGAGGTTTGGACATCGTCGTTCCCAGTGGTGTCATCGGTGCGACGATGTTGGCCGGATTGGTCGCCTTGAGCGCCGTGGCTTGCTATGCCTATTACCCCTCGCCGGACGAATGCCTGGAAGAGATCAGCATGGCTCGCGCCGAGTGCCTTTCGGCTGCCAACAGCGGGCAAGTCGATCACGCGTTGTTTTGGCTTCCGGTCTGGGAAGACTGGAGTCGTCGGCTGGAAGTCGGCACATTCATTCGTACCGGTCGGGTGCGTCCCTACCAACGAATGCAGGGCTACCTGATCCGGAAAAAGCTAGAAAATCTCGAACACGAACTGGAACACGACCCCTTTGAACCGGATGAGACTAAGCGGGTTGTGCGGGATTTACTGGCAACCAGCACCCGCTGGACGTCTTCATTTCGACCATCGAAGTGA